In a genomic window of Plasmodium malariae genome assembly, chromosome: 4:
- the PmUG01_04028200 gene encoding conserved Plasmodium protein, unknown function — protein MILLYLIFVVIPFLIFSYFIYKSVCTFIREKNKRKEFFSYLRCENKQYNAYENFSKKYEIEKYKYYLKVERKIEVNYNTDILEELNSDNNEVDKQYLESLLDDIYNDDKYTQDSELNDPQYSWMRKLASEDVVKLKVLLLKKAIYFLPICNKIFQDKNKKHRLYNNYYIDDNMSRELDGQCNEFLEEFNLIIHEANCLSPKWGETIISDAYRIFHHNKIKADEEKKKKDEQKNIIKKQKQKEKKLKETTEKANLLADQIIEEENSKKKKKKSK, from the exons AtgatattgttatatttaatttttgttgtgattccatttttaatattttcttattttatatataaaagtgtaTGTACCTTTATTcgtgaaaaaaataagagaaaagAATTCTTTAGCTATTTAAGATGTGAAAATAAACAGTATAATGCCTATGAAAATTTCTCaaagaaatatgaaatagaaaaatataaatactacTTAAAAGttgaaagaaaaattgaAGTTAATTATAATACAGACATACTTGAGGAATTAAATTCTGATAATAATGAAGTAGATAAACAATATTTAGAAAGCTTATTAGATGATATTTATAATGACGATAAATACACACAAGATAGTGAATTGAATGATCCCCAATATAGTTGGATGAG AAAACTGGCAAGTGAGGACGTTGTGAAATTAAAAGTCTTGTTACTAAAGAAAGCCATTTATTTTCTAccaatatgtaataaaatatttcaagataaaaataaaaaacatcgactatataataattattatatcgATGATAATATGTCAAGGGAGTTAGATGGG CAATGTAACGAGTTTTTAGaagaatttaatttaataatacacGAAGCAAATTGCTTATCGCCTAAATGgg GCGAAACCATCATTTCCGATGCGTACAGAATTTTTCAccataacaaaataaaagcggatgaagaaaaaaaaaaaaaagatgaacaaaaaaatattataaaaaagcaaaaacagaaggaaaaaaaattgaaggaAACAACAGAAAAAGCAAATTTGTTGGCTGATCAAATAATAGAA gaggaaaattccaaaaaaaaaaaaaaaaagagtaaataG
- the PmUG01_04028300 gene encoding conserved Plasmodium protein, unknown function — protein sequence MIKNVFYVILTFSFFLFIIKCEYYTNEKKDIFIEIESSNANYDKRNGNPLKDKANEARYKNSAASNKRDKVNKEEGIQLEDIKEDIIKRKRKNENYDNEKKSYNTFYNSKSEGTKEDRKERSVGGKIRHKSREEINEEGKTYSMHAEDGISSSDLNDDKDDDKTNKRMPTNSVEISNEQHSNEQHSNEQHSNEQHSNEQHSNEQHSNEQHRNDNFLAQFQDRIEIYDGIIDEIVIRSLNSRRNYTYMNMLEEYSLMTKMNKEMYDTLKYLIRIVKYSTISNIPSYNEKKMVLKYDVKENIYKKHFIISLFRWYNTFKIVESSFDKTNYVFYIDDRNNIYSYKYTYKLVLNLVSSQNFLFYINLNKFSLLEILDSYNKYNFKINNTIRYYPSHMYNFENFNDFVYSYFSHYNHRFFEKHKYLIDEEVWYNKIIHDDNNQLFKKLKKLNNNFILYKFKTNSDVKVNYLEAEMTLIFSIFKDFLLHLLNNLYNEYYFDKMQHAAGGAKVREVPSRASGVVKEAAKEAVIGKEIDVATDVATDVATDVATDVATDVATDVATDVATDVATDVAIDVATDIANTEVMSDSKKEEAEKVPESAVGYVRGDEQVELKGAYHHPNNSTYENMHSEGEQCSTDGGLKGDHASSCRRSAESGGTHGNANKQGDTKSNVHSSANVNMYNEEKDNLQSNTRSTVIDSISGSNSSDDSVSKEGEMRNDRLDMESGYIERDEVEDADDDESKYAPNQEKKNVDAGEEDSDIWNNILESYYKLSGNENLKKYNNYIIKNLNRFLNLSGENLNNDYNNYKNKYELKDGFIINKNMDRNIALIFNPSKDIFSYLNQINNKKKINFKKIYEYLLTIMKYKDGSNFYDNHLQCRSRTDMLQYIEEKYGLPNYYEISEQNIINGVDHLREKPRTREEMFSHMKRDDLSRFIILNGNDGGGIGKMGNIQTKEVSNPREMYRKIDLGIYTPAATQMKDKIHDQLKLLRTKFTDKLKSEATCVLAFLYLIGINDDNGKLQFPYGFPRNIDYSVKLIRKGKDGLCNFLSGILYHINLPIFVNNSSISITTEINDDIIDMNDSSVNSFFYIYYKNNNIIRNYDFLSDESRIIPRVGDNIKSKIISYSLGSTKDDFYSKLAFTNNIMRLKYKNKMNNIYLKDHFDFTYDKKNYEHSVIKNNISPFLTSCNYLLSNILGAVVESLKSSSSIESGLYEEYINEKHRHLIHNTVDHNKNLFEYFLKLADSRNSYALAALGEIYYLGNESIGVERDEVKAFEFWKKAADQGDSTSALSTGYAYLDEYKRFAKKEEIVKNMSRDELLNMIRGEKSGNAGKGSVGSSGSNGSSSVFDLYEETKDLGQTEGKNSMNGKKSGEAKSTSRGGEQGQRGDTKEGRREENTDEHYALMSNVNRVSFSNEGTSTGLNDDALNGFSNISSNQEYMGDMPQGSYVNSFFDGSSTFYDGSESSAQYGSTNVGGEGSTTYENGAHKIGSNIKTSHVVHEGEKNDKQGEYVQSGDNSHSSSSQTYEGGKQMDDNIFEEQDEVIKKYMDDLSKDANKAFKNAEQYFHKAIRNNEGSLENILAKYNIYKFGLGTSKNLELAGYYLKKAADKGDNISQMLLGHYYSGTDIGIKLKDYNDDKIENFKKSYKYYNMSAKNGNIISLYNKNILILKGVNPNYKSFNEKCEKTLKHFHFIGLFNDRLYALTKLLKRNYQFKDYTGSLLVSIMLSELGDHPNNVNASFLWTLKRQTMQVFMEKYTIVESNVEKYRLALSMEQDSKEKRGGSESRSGSAASNGSAANSGSGQIIKRIYNKEKGVKYTIQRNSTVSWNSILKSCTMIISNIFEKKKKKNVFVQMKFCHNLREELLHRNRRRGAVFKKDNWYYMKDINTLEGIKHKGLITANSGSQEREKYNSTSSSDTPGKGKVDRGSYGYVNNEHKKKGEKLNEGTNESVSESMNDETSKKKNLYNYDTYHLSKKHRQMELLENYDKIILNEIKKEKDNEGKIRRIEQVKNTIMEHLRTTEFLHCYYKPMSYYQIKLEEEKQRRLNGSMEGKNRRETSSNIMRTTDAQDNQFNRYSTLLESEDIKEIFYYKKKYSSNIFHEIQSFSKNCDVCKQYYDIYSAYYGYKKSSIDLIKKYREGDEFTIKSKRKELQYLIKNSGEHNHESLYYKAVFLENNKLDSLKNILQIYLELARDKHHACNVIGVLGILKIFFKKIFFDINIFKRQKREINTTSAIPIHTFYDSNTCTLEDNFLYKTEFDKKCFNFDYLLKNNYIYSEIRYTDIFKLLYSLFLSFFKMK from the coding sequence ATGATTAAAAATGTCTTTTACGTTATActtacattttcattttttctatttataataaagtgCGAATACTATACCAATGAAAagaaagatatatttattgaaatcGAAAGCAGTAATGCCAATTATGATAAGCGCAATGGGAATCCGTTGAAAGACAAGGCAAATGAAGCACGGTATAAAAACAGTGCAGCTAGTAATAAGAGGGATAAGgtaaataaagaagaagGTATTCAGTTAGAGGATATAAAAGaagatattataaaaaggaagagaaaaaatgaaaattatgataatgaaaagaaaagctataatactttttacaACTCAAAAAGTGAAGGAACGAAAGAGGATAGGAAGGAAAGAAGTGTGGGAGGGAAAATTCGTCATAAGAGCAGAGAGGAAATTAACGAAGAGGGGAAAACATATAGTATGCATGCAGAAGATGGTATTAGCAGTAGCGATCTTAACGATGATAAAGATGATGATAAGACGAATAAGAGGATGCCCACGAATTCAGTGGAAATCAGTAACGAACAACACAGTAACGAACAACACAGTAACGAACAACACAGTAACGAACAGCACAGTAACGAACAACACAGTAACGAACAACACAGTAACGAACAGCACAGGAATGATAACTTCCTTGCACAGTTTCAAGATAGAATCGAAATTTATGATGGCATTATTGACGAAATTGTTATTAGAAGCTTGAACAGCAGGAGGAATTACACGTATATGAACATGTTAGAAGAATATTCATTGATGACAAAGATGAATAAAGAGATGTACGATACGTTAAAATACTTAATTCGAATTGTTAAGTATAGTACTATTAGTAATATCCCGTcttataatgaaaagaaaatggtattaaaatatgatgttaaagagaatatatataaaaaacattttattatttcattatttcgtTGGTacaatacatttaaaatagtaGAATCATCTTTTGATAAAACTAATTATGTATTCTACATTGATGAtaggaataatatatactccTATAAATATACCTATAAATTAGTTTTAAATTTAGTGAGTTCAcaaaatttcttattttatatcaacttaaataaattttcgtTATTAGAAATTTTGGAcagttataataaatacaattttaaaattaataacacGATAAGGTACTATCCTTCTCATATGTATAACTTCGAAAATTTCAATGATTTTGtctattcatatttttctcattataATCATCGTTTTTTTGAAAAGCACAAATATTTAATAGATGAAGAGGTAtggtataataaaataatacatgatgataataaccaattgtttaaaaaattaaaaaaattaaataataattttattttatacaaatttaagACCAACTCTGATGTTAAAGTCAACTACTTAGAAGCAGAAATGACGTTAATATTTTCCATCTTCAAGGATTTCCTGCTTCATTTGTTGAACAacttatataatgaatattatttCGATAAGATGCAACATGCCGCGGGTGGAGCAAAGGTCAGGGAGGTGCCTAGCAGAGCGTCCGGTGTGGTAAAAGAAGCGGCAAAGGAAGCGGTAATTGGTAAAGAGATCGATGTAGCGACCGATGTAGCGACCGATGTAGCGACCGATGTAGCGACCGATGTAGCGACCGATGTAGCGACCGATGTAGCGACCGATGTAGCGACCGATGTAGCAACCGATGTAGCGATCGATGTAGCAACCGATATTGCTAATACTGAGGTCATGTCGGATTCCAAGAAGGAGGAAGCGGAGAAAGTGCCAGAATCGGCCGTAGGCTATGTGAGAGGAGATGAACAAGTTGAATTGAAGGGAGCATATCACCACCCGAATAATAGtacatatgaaaatatgCACAGCGAAGGGGAACAATGTTCAACGGATGGAGGGCTTAAGGGTGATCATGCAAGTTCGTGTAGAAGAAGTGCAGAGAGTGGTGGAACCCATGGAAACGCGAACAAGCAGGGTGATACTAAGAGTAATGTTCATAGTAGTGCGAATGTAAACATGTATAACGAAGAGAAAGATAACCTTCAGAGTAACACGCGCAGTACTGTTATTGATAGTATCAGTGGTAGTAATAGTAGTGATGATAGCGTGAGTAAGGAAGGAGAAATGAGGAACGATCGCTTGGACATGGAAAGTGGTTACATAGAAAGAGACGAAGTAGAAGATGCAGATGATGATGAGAGCAAATATGCTCCAAACCAAGAGAAGAAGAATGTAGATGCTGGAGAGGAAGATAGTGATATATGGAATAACATCCTAGAATcgtattataaattatctgGTAATGAaaatcttaaaaaatataataattatataataaagaatttaaaccgttttcttaatttatctggagaaaatttaaataatgattataataattataaaaataaatatgaactAAAAGAtggttttattattaacaaaaatatggaTAGAAATATCGCATTGATTTTTAATCCGTCAAAAGATATCTTTTCTTATTTGAAtcaaataaacaataaaaaaaaaataaattttaaaaaaatatatgaatatttactaacaattatgaaatataagGATGGTAGTAACTTTTACGACAATCATTTGCAATGTAGAAGTAGAACAGACATGTTACAATATATTGAAGAGAAATATGGTCTGCCGAACTATTATGAGATAAGTGAGCAGAACATAATAAATGGTGTGGATCACTTGAGGGAAAAGCCTAGGACAAGAGAGGAGATGTTCTCCCACATGAAGCGGGACGATTTGAGTagatttatcattttaaatGGAAATGATGGCGGTGGTATTGGTAAAATGGGGAACATTCAGACAAAGGAGGTATCCAATCCTAGGGAAATGTACAGAAAGATAGATCTGGGGATATACACCCCTGCGGCTACCCAGATGAAGGATAAAATACACGATCAGCTGAAATTGTTGAGGACCAAATTTACAGACAAGTTAAAAAGTGAAGCAACGTGTGTGTTAgcatttctatatttaatagGAATAAATGATGATAATGGGAAGTTACAATTCCCATATGGTTTTCCTAGAAACATTGATTATTCAGTAAAACTTATTAGAAAAGGTAAAGATggtttatgtaattttttgagtggtatattatatcatataaatttacccatttttgtaaataattcTTCTATTTCTATTACAACAGAAATAAATGATGATATTATTGATATGAATGATAGTTCTGTTAATagctttttttatatttattataaaaataataatatcataagaaattatgattttttatCGGATGAAAGTAGGATTATACCACGAGTAGGGgataatataaaatcaaaaattatttcgtATTCATTAGGATCAACTAAAGATGATTTTTATAGTAAATTAGCATttactaataatataatgagattaaaatataaaaataaaatgaataatatatatttgaaagaTCATTTTGATTTTACTTatgataagaaaaattatgaacattctgttatcaaaaataatatttctccttttttaacATCATGTAATTACTTACTAAGTAATATATTAGGAGCAGTTGTAGAATCGTTAAAATCTTCTTCATCAATTGAGAGTGGATTAtatgaagaatatataaatgaaaaacataGACATCTAATACATAACACTGTagatcataataaaaatttgtttgaatattttttaaaattagctGATAGCAGAAACTCTTATGCTCTTGCAGCATTAggagaaatatattatttaggAAATGAAAGTATAGGTGTCGAAAGAGATGAAGTCAAAGCTTTTGAGTTTTGGAAAAAAGCTGCAGATCAGGGAGATAGCACTTCCGCCTTGTCAACTGGATATGCTTATTTAGATGAGTACAAAAGGTTTGCAAAGAAGGAGGAGATCGTGAAGAACATGAGTCGAGATGAATTGCTCAACATGATAAGGGGTGAGAAGTCAGGCAACGCGGGGAAGGGTAGCGTTGGTAGTAGCGGAAGCAATGGAAGCAGTAGCGTGTTCGATTTGTATGAAGAAACAAAGGACTTGGGTCAAACAGAGGGAAAGAATAGCATGAATGGGAAAAAAAGTGGAGAAGCAAAAAGTACGTCTAGAGGAGGAGAACAGGGTCAAAGGGGTGATACGAAGGAAGGCAGAAGAGAAGAAAACACAGATGAGCATTACGCACTTATGTCTAATGTAAATAGAGTGTCCTTCTCAAACGAAGGTACATCCACTGGATTGAATGATGATGCTCTAAACggtttttcaaatatatctTCTAATCAGGAATATATGGGAGATATGCCACAGGGCAGTTATGTGAATTCTTTCTTTGATGGATCATCTACATTTTATGATGGATCGGAATCGTCTGCGCAGTATGGAAGTACAAATGTAGGGGGGGAAGGAAGCACTACTTACGAAAATGGTGCTCATAAGATAGGGTCAAATATCAAAACTTCACATGTGGTGCATGAGGGGGAGAAGAATGACAAGCAAGGGGAGTACGTGCAAAGCGGGGATAACAGTCATAGTTCTAGCAGTCAGACTTATGAGGGTGGTAAGCAGATGGACGATAATATTTTTGAGGAACAGGATGAGGTTATTAAAAAGTACATGGATGACCTAAGCAAAGACGCTAATAAAGCGTTTAAAAATGCGGagcaatattttcataaagcAATAAGAAACAACGAAGGTAGTTTAGAAAACAttttagcaaaatataatatttacaaattcgGGTTAGGGACGAGTAAAAATTTAGAACTAGCTGGatactatttaaaaaaggcaGCAGATAAAGGAGATAATATATCACAGATGTTATTAGGGCATTATTATTCAGGTACAGATATAggtataaaattaaaagattataatgatgataaaatagaaaattttaaaaagtcgtataaatattataatatgtcAGCGAAGAatggaaatattatttcattatataataaaaatatattaatattgaaAGGAGTTAATCCGAATTATAAAtcatttaatgaaaaatgtgaaaaaacGTTGAAgcattttcatttcattGGTTTATTTAATGATCGTTTATATGCTTTAACAAAATTGTTAAAGAGAAATTATCAGTTTAAGGATTATACTGGTTCCTTATTAGTTTCTATTATGTTGTCCGAGTTAGGAGATCATCCTAATAATGTCAATGCTTCTTTTTTGTGGACTTTGAAAAGGCAAACTATGCAGGTATTTATGGAAAAGTACACCATTGTTGAGAGTAACGTGGAGAAATACAGGTTGGCCTTAAGCATGGAGCAGGACAGCAAGGAGAAGAGGGGCGGTAGTGAATCCAGAAGTGGAAGTGCAGCCAGTAATGGTAGTGCAGCCAACAGCGGAAGTggtcaaataataaaacgaaTTTACAACAAGGAGAAGGGGGTAAAATATACCATTCAGAGAAATTCAACAGTCAGTTGGAattcaattttaaaaagctGCACTATGATCATATCaaacatttttgaaaaaaaaaaaaaaaaaaatgtttttgttCAAATGAAATTTTGTCATAATTTGAGAGAAGAATTGTTGCATCGAAATCGAAGAAGGGGTGCTGTCTTTAAAAAGGATAACTGGTATTACATGAAGGATATAAATACATTGGAAGGTATTAAACACAAGGGACTTATTACTGCTAATAGTGGAAGTCAGGAAAGAGAGAAATATAACAGCACGAGTAGTAGTGATACTCCGGGAAAGGGCAAGGTGGACAGAGGAAGTTATGGATACGTGAATAATgagcacaaaaaaaaaggcgaaaaattaaatgaaggCACTAATGAAAGCGTGAGTGAAAGCATGAATGACGAAAcgagcaaaaaaaaaaatttgtacaaCTACGACACGTATCATCTGTCAAAGAAACACAGACAAATGGAGTTACTCGAAAATTATGACAAAATTATACTAAACGAAATAAAGAAGGAAAAGGACAACGAAGGAAAAATTAGGAGGATAGAACAGGTTAAGAACACCATTATGGAGCACCTCCGAACAACGGAATTTTTGCACTGTTACTACAAACCCATGTCTTACTATCAAATTAAGTTggaagaagaaaaacaaaGGCGATTAAATGGAAGTATGGAAGGCAAGAACCGTAGGGAAACTAGTAGTAACATCATGCGTACGACAGATGCTCAAGATAATCAGTTTAACAGATATTCCACTTTACTAGAGAGTGAAgacataaaagaaatattttattacaagaagaaatattcttcaaatatatttcatgaaATTCAGAGTTTTTCCAAAAACTGTGATGTGTGCAAACAATACtatgatatatattcagCCTATTATGGATATAAAAAGTCAAGTAttgatttaattaaaaaatatagggAAGGTGATGAATTTactataaaaagtaaaagaaaagaattacaatatttaataaagaacTCAGGTGAACATAATCATGAATCTCTTTATTATAAAGCtgtttttttagaaaataataaattagatagtttaaaaaatatattacagatATATTTAGAATTAGCAAGAGATAAACATCATGCTTGTAATGTTATTGGAGTTTTAggtattttgaaaatattttttaaaaaaatcttttttgatatcaatatttttaaaagacaGAAAAGAGAAATCAACACGACTTCTGCCATTcccatacatacattttatgACTCGAACACATGCACTTTGgaagataattttttatataaaaccGAATTTGATAAAAAGTGTTTTAACTTTGActatttgttaaaaaacaattatatttattccgAAATTAGGTATACGGACATCTTTAAACTTTTGTATAGTTTATTCTTGTCCttctttaaaatgaaatag
- the PmUG01_04028400 gene encoding conserved Plasmodium protein, unknown function yields MSTTDELSTLIQNLQKCNNTNECINFDLVSTIQEFLNCLDKNEFEDLDKRISENEKEKEKDHMNSFTSAAIFVENCVKVFGLKIEHLHNLAHNTLYNIHKESKNNNTNKKPLLTSYEEEYLFINEIRNLKNITNENEQVEDETLVKTIPLPTFLFSENVKKKENNEDNKKCSTSNSQIMRLTEDELGKKKKEANEESVAKGKDRNKTDMSDGLDSANERIEEQITEIELIEKNSINSLNFDKIFLENDGILLLDINDYNIFIDDQHDFSIKNKNSTILFEKYDFFSRHSTYISSNNLSKYIEPKKSVEDIYKIFTINDLLSEKLPSDIFLFKQHFSDYDFSLGILKNKKYVLNKFQDQKKYFYILDDNTHMDNNRPIQLLEKNDINKKLPNYYILNCYNIKNSKYFLTYMQPSQILDIIKRNETGYRGDLMGESALFSPHENKQSVKDAQDTTSNNASNDSSAFDENASNLSNDQKLFNQIRIPDIYIQKLGLNFSYYHLEPLLYYLIKDLKKKKNVEKFFSISFSDENANYDFDILKDDEYQEGKDLEGATVEEKLTMDNFMDARSLNDDINDDLPLEVFYKKDSGDGFFVPFDEDIHERVNKWNIFLEEKLELLRKQPRYDVDIYKKNIINYTMNCGDKIPFTNLIRDKEQYQICRNFLTILMLINTDVLNIKEIKRNHGFSNDVTNYEINIKKENVQEYLSASKRFKNTSFAIKDKKRKTELKNGNKDIYPSKRKTEAKNG; encoded by the exons ATGTCAACGACAGACGAGTTAAGCACACTGAtacaaaatttacaaaaatgtaataacaCGAATGAATGTATAAACTTTGACTTAGTTAGTACGATACAAGAATTCTTAAATTGTTTAGATAAAAACGAATTTGAAGATTTGGATAAACGAATAAGcgaaaatgaaaaggaaaaagaaaaggatcACATGAACAGCTTCACATCTGCAGCTATTTTTGTTGAAAACTGTGTAAAAGTGTTTGGCCTAAAAATTGAACATTTACACAATTTAGCTCATAacacattatataatattcataaagaaagcaaaaataataatacgaACAAGAAACCATTATTAACATCTTATGAagaagaatatttatttattaatgaaataagaaatttaaaaaatattactaatgAAAATGAGCAAGTGGAAGACGAAACACTAGTAAAAACTATCCCCTTACCTACCTTTCTTTTTTCggaaaatgtgaaaaaaaaggaaaataatgaagataataaaaaatgttcgACATCTAACAGCCAAATAATGAGGTTGACAGAGGACGAATtgggcaaaaaaaaaaaagaagctaATGAAGAGAGTGTAGCTAAAGGAAAAGATAGGAATAAGACGGATATGTCAGATGGCCTAGATAGCGCGAATGAACGCATTGAAGAACAGATTACAGAAATAGAATTGATCGAAAAGAATTCCATAAATTCCCTcaattttgataaaatatttctagaGAATGATGGAATATTACTTCTAGATATCAATgactataatattttcatagaTGATCAACATGATTTTTCAATTAAGAATAAGAATAGCACAATCTTATTTGAAAAGTATGATTTCTTTTCCAGACATTCTACTTATATATCTTCTAATAATTTgagtaaatatatagaacCCAAAAAAAGTGTAGaagatatttataaaatttttactattaatgACCTTCTATCTGAAAAGCTTCCTTCAGACATATTCTTGTTTAAACAGCATTTTTCTGACTATGATTTCTCTTTAGGTAtcttgaaaaataaaaaatatgtgttaAACAAATTTCAagatcaaaaaaaatatttttatatacttgaTGATAATACACACATGGATAATAACAGACCCATACAATTGTTGGAAAAAAAtgacataaataaaaagttacctaactattatattttgaactgttataatataaaaaattccaAATATTTTCTAACGTATATGCAACCTAGTCAAATTTTagatattattaaaagaaacgAGACAGGTTACAGGGGTGATTTGATGGGGGAATCCGCACTATTCTCTCCCCATGAGAATAAACAAAGTGTCAAGGATGCCCAAGATACCACTTCTAACAACGCCAGCAATGATAGCAGCGCTTTCGATGAGAACGCTTCTAACTTGTCCAACGACCAGAAGCTGTTCAACCAAATAAGAATACCCGACATATACATCCAAAAGCTGGGCCTAAATTTCTCGTACTACCACCTAGAGCCATTACTGTACTATTTGATAAAagacttgaaaaaaaaaaaaaatgtggaaaaatttttttctattagcTTTAGTGATGAAAATGCTAACTACGATTTTGACATATTAAAAGATGATGAATACCAAGAGGGAAAGGATTTGGAAGGTGCGACCGTTGAAGAGAAGTTAACTATGGATAATTTCATGGATGCGCGATCCTTAAATGATGATATAAACGATGATCTTCCCTTAGAGGTTTTCTATAAGAAGGACTCCGGAGATGGGTTTTTTGTTCCATTCGACGAAGATATCCACGAGAG AGTGAACAAGTGGAATATATTCCTCGAGGAAAAGCTTGAACTCTTAAGGAAACAGCCACGATACGATGtggatatttataaaaaaaatatcatcaATTATACTATGAATTGTGGAGATAAAATACCATTTACCAATCTCATAAGAGACAAAGAACAGTATCAAATTTGCAGAAATTTCTTAACAATTCTTATGCTAATAAATACGgatgttttaaatataaaagagatAAAACGTAACCATGGTTTTTCCAATGATGTTACTAACtatgaaattaatataaaaaaggaaaatgttCAGGAATATCTTAGCGCTTCTAAACGATTTAAAAATACTAGTTTTGCCataaaagacaaaaaaagaaaaactgaATTGAAAAATGGAAACAAGGACATTTATCCCTCCAAAAGAAAAACTGAAGCGAAAAATGGctag